The Nocardioides ginsengisegetis region CCGAGGCGTGGCTCCCCGGCTTCCCCCCGCTCCCGGCCGAACCTCCCACCCACGACGGCGACCACGACGGCGAGACCCAGGCGGTCGGCTGGGACGCCGACGAGCTCGGTCGCCCGCAGCCCGGGATCCCCGGCCAGCCGCCGGCGCCCCCGGTGACCTCCCGTCCGGTCGCCAGGCTGACCTTCTCCAGCGGCGAGACCGTCGACGTCGACCGCGCGGTCCTCGTGGGTCGTGCCCCCGAGGCACGACGGTTCACCTCGACCGAGCAACCCCGGCTGGTGACCGTGCCGAGCCCCAACCAGGAGATCTCCTCCACCCACCTGGAGATCCGGCCCGGCTCCGGCGTCGACCACGGCTCGGCGGTCGTCACCGACATGGGCTCGACCAACGGGACCGTCGTCGTCCAGCCCGGCCTGCCGCCGGAGAACCTCCAGCCCGGCATCGCCGTCCAGCTCATCCCGGGCGCCGTCATCGACCTCGGCGACGGGGTCTCGATCCAGGTGAGCAACCCCTGAGCGCGCTGACCGACATCGTCCCCGAGGCCTCGACGTTCCCGGCCGCGGAGCTGGACCGACGCTTCTACGCCTTCACCCTCGACCGGCTGATCGCGTGGACGCTCGACGGGCTCGCCGCCGTGGTGGCCTGGCGACTCCTCATCGACCGCGACCACGTGGGGGCGGGCGTCGCGGTGATCCTCGCCGTGGTCCTGCTGGTGGGGCTGGGCTTCTCGGTCCTGCTCGGACTGCGGGGCACCTCGCCGGGCAAGGCCGCCCTCGGCCTGCGGGTGGTCTCGGACGCGACCGGCGCGCCGATCGGCGTGCCCGCGGCACTGCTGCGCCAGCTCGTCCTGGGGATCTCGACGTTGCCGACGTTCGGCCTGGGCGTCGCCACCCTCGCCTGGACCGCGGTGATGGACCCGGGGCGCCAGCGCCGGGGCTGGCACGACCACCTGACCCACGGGATCGTGGTCGACGTACGCCCGATCCCCGAGCTCGTCGAGGAGACCCCCAGCGGGCCGCGGCACATCGTCAACCTGACCGCGATGCGCCTGGTCCCCGCTCCCCAGGCGGCCCCGGTCCCGACGCCGTCGCGGCCACGGACGCGTACGCCGCAGCAGCCGCAGCAGCCACCGCAGCCGCCGCCCTTGCCGCCGGCCGCACCCCCGGCGGCACCGCCCGCCCGGAAGCTCCAGATCGGCGAGCCGCTGGTGGCCCCGCCGTCGACGCCGCCCACCGCTCCGCCTCCGCTCCCGCCGGCGGCGATGGGCCCGCCCACGGCCGAGCGCACGGTCATCCGCACCGACGGGAAGGCGCTGGCCCGGTGGCGGGTCTCCTTCGACTCGGGGGAGTCGTTCCTCGTCGAGGGCCTGGCCCTGGTCGGCCGGCGTCCCGAGCCGCGCCCGGGTGAGCCGGTGCGCCACCTCGTGCCGCTGCGCAGCAGCGACATGTCGCTCTCCAAGACCCACGCGCAGTTCCAGGTCGCGGCCGACGGGGTGCTGGTCGTGATGGACCGTGGCTCCACCAACGGCTCGATCCTGCTGCGCCAGGGGGTGACCCGCGAGCTCGCGGCCGGCAAGCCGACGACCCTGGTCGACGGCGACCGGGTCCGTTTCGGCGACCGCACGATGACGGTGGCCCGCGAGGCCTGACTCCGGCTTTCGGACACTTCGGTAACGAAGCGATAACGATGCCGTGGCGAGCGTTCTGCATGCGGCCTTTTCGGAGTCAACTGCTCCGGCATCCGTGACCTGAGTCACCCCTGAGATCCGTGGGGTGCGGGGGACGGATCGCGATTTCGGGATGTTGTGCTCATTGCCGCGACCAGCGGCTCAACGGGAGGCATGCATGAGAAGGACCAAGCTCGTCGCGCTCGCGACGGCTTCTCTGATCAGCGCGGCGATCACGCTGCCGCTGACGTCGATGGAGGCGGGCGCCACGTCCGCCGCGCCGCACGCCGCCCCGGGCAACGCCCAGGCCGACGCGGCCAGCGTGAAGGTGGGCTCCGACTCGCTGACGCGCCCGTGGCAGAAGAAGTTCGAGGCCCGCAACCAGGCGGCCCTCGAGAAGCAGCTGCGCTCCGGTGGCCGGAGCACGGGCGACTCGGTCAAGGTGGGCAAGAACGCCTACGGCCGCGTCGCGCAGCACGGCACCGACCGGATCTTCGTGGTCCTGGCGGAGTTCGGTGACACCGAGCACTCGGCCTACCCCGACGGCGACTCCGACGCCCTGCGCGTCAACGGCCCGCGCCACAACCAGATCCCGCGTCCGGACCGGACCACGGACAACTCCACCAACTGGCAGAGCGACTACAACCAGTCGCACTACCAGGACATGTACTTCAACCGGATGGCGAGCTTCTACAGCCAGGAGTCGCACGGCAAGTACACCGTCGACGGCAAGGTCGCCGACTGGGTGCGCGTGCCCTTCAACGAGGCCCGCTACGGCCGCAACGTCTGCGGCGGCATCGTCTGCAACAACACCTGGTTCCTGATCCGCGACGCCCTGGCCGAGTGGACCCAGGCCAAGCTGGACGACGGCTGGACCATGACCCGGATCCAGAGCTACCTGAAGACGTTCGACCACCAGGACCGCTACGACTTCGACGGCGACGGCAACTTCGACGAGCCCGACGGCTACATCGACCACTTCCAGATCGTCCACGCGGGCGGCGACGAGGCGGACGGCGACCCGACGTACGGCGAGGACGCCATCTGGTCGCACCGCTGGTACGCCCAGATCTCCCCGTTCGGCACCGGCCCGACGGACGGCGCCCAGTTCGGCGGCGTCAACGTCGGCTCGGGTGGCATCTCCGACCCCAACGGCGCGAAGGTCGAGATCCCGAACAACCCGACCGGCGTCTGGGTCGGTGACTACACCATCCAGCCCGAGAACGGCGGCCTGTCGGTCTTCTCGCACGAGTTCGGCCACGACCTCGGCCTGCCCGACCTCTACGACACCTCCGGCAACACCGGTGGCGCGTCCAACAGCGTCGAGTTCTGGTCGCTGATGAGCCAGTCCCGCGGCACCGCGCCGGGCGACACCGGCATCGGTGACCGGCCCATGCCGTTCGGCGCCTGGGAGAAGTTCCAGCTCGGCTGGCTCGACTACGACGTGGAGCGCGCGGGTCACACCTCGACGCACGTCATCCGTCCCGGCCAGTCCACCACGGGCTCGGCCTCCAACGGCCTGGTCGTGCTGCTGCCCAACAAGACGGTCGTCACCGACCTGGGCGCGCCGTGCGACACCTGCGGCGAGCGCTACTACTTCAGCGGCTCGGGCGACGACCTGAACAACACGATGACGCGCGACGTCACCGCGGGCGGTGCCCTCACCGCGAAGGTCCGCTACGACATCGAGGAGGGCTACGACTACGCCTACCTCGAGACCTCCAGCGACGGCGGCGCCACCTGGGCCTCCATCCCGACCAGCCAGAGCTTCACCGGTGAGGACCAGTCCGGCGCCGGTGACGGCACGGGCATCTCCGGCACCACCGACGGCGCCTGGGTCGACCTGACGGCCGACGTGCCCGCGGGCACCAACGCCATCCGGTTCCGCTACGCCACCGACGGTGGCGTCGCCCTGGCCGGCTTCCAGGTCGACAACATCGCCATCGACGGCACCGACCTCGGCACCGCCGAGACCGGTGACGAGGGCTGGACGATGGACGGCTTCAAGACGACCAGCGGCAGCGAGTCGGCGTCGTACCTCAACGCCTACTTCGTGGACAACCGCCAGTACGTCGGCCGCGACAGGCTGCTCAAGCACCTGTACAACTTCAAGGACGCCGCGCACCAGCCGAACATGGTGGAGTTCTTCCACTTCAACCCGGGCGCCCTGATCTCGTACTGGGACACGTCGTACACCGACAACAACGTGGGCGACCACCCGGGCGGCGGCGAGATCCTGCCGGTCGACGCGCACACGATGCTCAACCACTACCCGGACGGCAGCATCGCCCGGACCCGCGCCAACACCGCCGACTCCACGTTCGGCCTGGCGTACAGCAAGAAGCAGACCCTGCACATCAACGGTGAGGCCTACACCCTCGCAGCGCAGTCGGCCCAGCCGCTGTTCGACGACATGCAGGACTGGTGGTTCGACAGCGACGAGCACGGCGGCAGCCCGCACCCGGGCTTCTACCAGCCGGGCTGGTTCTCGGTGAACGTGCCGAAGACCGGCACCACCATCCGGGTCCTGAAGGTCGCCGACAACGGCACCATGACGGTCCGGGTCGGCACCTCGAGCTGACGCACGACTGATCCACCGCACCACCGACGGGCCCCGTCGATCCCTCCGGATCGGCGGGGTCCGTCGCATGTGTGGCCGCGCTCGCGTACGTTCGCCCCGTGTCCGGCTCCTTCCTCGACCTCCTGCACAGCCAGGCACCGCGCGCGGCGTTCGACGAGGTGGTGGCCGAGGCGGAGCGGTCCGGGGCCGGCCGTGAGGAGCTCGCCGAGATCCGGCGCCAGTGCGACGTCGCGCTGCGGCTGCGCGAGCTGATCGCCCGGCAGCGGGCCCGCGAGGCCGAGCTGTCCGCGCTCTACGACACCGCCAGCGACCTGACCGCGATCCGCGACGTCGACGCGATCCTGGCCGCGATCGTCCGCCGGGCCCGGCAGCTCCTCAACGCCGACATGACCTACCTCTCGCTCAACGACGAGGAGGAGGGGGCGTCGTACATGAGGGTGACCGACGGCGCCCTCACCCAGGAGTTCCGCACGCTGCGGCTGCCGCTCGGCACCGGCCTGCTCGGCCTGGTCGCGCAGACCGGGGCGCCGTACTTCACCGAGGACTACCAGTCCGACCTGCGCTTCCTGCACCGCGGCTACATCGACGCCGCGGTCGACGGCGAGGGGATCCGCGCGATCCTCGGGGTGCCGCTGGTGGTCGACGGCCGGGTGATCGGAGCCCTGCTCGCCGTGCACCGGACCGTGCGCCCGTTCCCACCCGCGGAGGTCAGCCTGCTGACGTCGTTCGCCGCGCACGCCTCGGTGGCCCTGGAGAACGCCCGGCTGTTCGCCGAGATCGACGAGGCCAACCAGACGATGCGGGCGCACACCGCGGCCGTGGAGAGCGCCGCGAGCGCCCACGACCAGCTCACGGACCTGCTGCTGCACGAGGGTGGGGTCGACGAGGTCGCGCGCGTGCTGGCCGAGGTCCTCGGGGCCCGGCTGGCCGTCCACGACCACACGGGTGAGCTGCTCGCGGGCGAGGCGGCACCGGAGGGCTGGCAGGACGCCGTCGCCGAGGCGGTCACGTCCGGCCGGTCGGTCGCGGCGGGGGCGTCGTACGTCGCCGCGGCGCTGGCCGGCACCGAGCACCTCGCCACTCTCGTCCTGCACGGTCACGACCGGCCCCTGGAGCTGGCCGAGCGGCGCACGCTCGAGCGGGGTGCCCTCGTCACCGCGCTGGTGCTGCTCTTCGCCCGCACCGTCGCCCAGACCGAGGAGCGCCTCGGCGGCGAGCTGCTCATCGACCTGGTCGAGGGGGACGCGCCGGCCCTGCAGCTGCGGGAGCGGGCCCGCCGGCAGCGGGTCGTCCTCGAGGCGCCCCTGGCGTTCGCGGTCGCGGCCACGGGCGGGCTCGAGCGGCACGCCGGCGTCCGGGTCGCCTCCCGGCTCGCCGCCCAGCTGCGAGGCCTCGCCGGCGAGCATCGCGGGGCCGTCGTGCTGCTCGTCCCCGGCGCGGACCCGGTCGCCGTGGGGCAGCGGCTCGCCGACGCGGTCGCCGAGGCGGGTGGCGTGGCCACGGTGGGCGTGGAGGCGGCCGACCCGGAGACGCTGCCGACGTCGTACGCCGAGGCACGGCGCTGCCTGGACACGCTGGTCACCCTGGGCCGGACCGGTGACGTGAGCGATCCCGCCGGGCTCGGCCTGACCCGGCTGCTGCTCGGTGACAACGGCCCCGAGCAGCTGGGGGCGTACGTCGAGACGACGCTCGGCCCCGTGCTCTCCTACGACACCCAGCGCGGGACCAGCCTGTTGGAGACGCTCGAGGCGTGGTTCGCCTCGGGCAGCCGGGTCAAGGACACCGGGGAGGCGCTGCACGTGCACCCCAACACCGTCGTGCAGCGGCTCGACCGGATCGGGGAGCTGCTCGGGGCCGACTGGCGCGACCCGGGCCGCGGGCTGGAACTGCAGCTGGCGCTGCGGGTCCATCGGCTGCGCCGCAGCCACGGCGACGGGTAGCCCTCGGGGACACTGATCGGGCCCAATGGTGTGTTGCGCGCACATGGGCGGTGCTGTGCTGCCGCGCCTAGCGTGGCGGGCATGCAGGAGACCGCTGTCACACCGCTCGCCCACCGCACCGCCCTCGTCACCGGGGGCGCCAGCGGCATCGGCGCCGCCGTGGCCACCAAGCTCGCCGAGCTCGGCGCCGCCGTCACGGTCCTGGACCGCGACGACGAGGGAGCGGCCAAGGTGGCGGCCTCGATCGGCGGGGACCACCGGGCGATCGACCTGACCGACGGCGCCGCGATCGACGCCCTCGACGTCGAGGCCGACATCCTGGTCAACAACGCCGGCGTCCAGCACGTCGCGGCGATCGAGGACTTCGACCCCGACCAGTGGGTGCTGATCCAGAAGCTGATGCTCGAGGCGCCGTTCCGGCTCGCACGCCGGCTGCTGCCGGGGATGTACGACCGCGGCTTCGGCCGGATCGTGCACGTCTCCAGCGTCCACGGGCACCGTGCGTCGCCGTACAAGGCCGCCTACGTGAGCGCCAAGCACGGCCTCGAGGGCCTGTCGAAGGTGATCGCCCTGGAGGCCGCCGGCAAGGGCGTCACGAGCAACACCGTCTGCCCCGGCTACGTGCGCACCCCACTCGTCGAGGGGCAGATCGCGGCGCAGGCCGAGACCCACGGCATCGCCGAGGACGACGTCCTCGACGACGTGCTGCTGGCCCGCACCCCGGTGAAGCGGCTCGTCGAGCCCGAGGAGGTGGCCGACATGGTCGCCTACCTCTGCGGCACCAACGCCGCGTCGGTCACCGGCTCCTCCTTCCTCCTCGACGGCGGCTGGACCGCCCAGTAGGACCACCCAGGCCCCGCACCACCCGCACCACCCGCACTTCCCGCAGCACCGCAGCACCCATCACCCGTGCAGGATTCGAAAGGACCACCGCATGACCACCCAGACCATCCCGACCGAGGACCGGGGGACCGGCTCCGGCAGCCGTTCCGTCGGCAAGGTCGTCTTCGCCAGCCTGATCGGCACCGCGACCGAGTGGTACGACTTCTTCCTGTTCGGATCGGCCGCCGCGCTGGTCTTCGGCGAGGTGTTCTTCGGCCAGATCGGTGGCACCACCGGCACCCTGTACGCCTTCATGACCTACGCGCTGGGCTTCGTGGCGCGGCCCATCGGCGGCGTCGTCTTCGGTCACTTCGGTGACCGGGTCGGCCGCAAGAAGATGCTGGTCGCCTCGCTGCTCATGATGGGCATCGGGACGTTCGCGATCGGCCTGTTGCCGACGTACGCCTCGATCGGCATCGCGGCCCCGATGCTGCTGGTCTTCTGCCGCCTGCTCCAGGGCTTCGCGGTCGGCGGCGAGTGGGGTGGCGCGGTGCTGATGGCCGCCGAGCACGGCAGCGACGGCTGGCGCGGCTTCTGGTCCTCGTGGCCGCAGGCCGGTGTGGCGCTGGGCAACCTGCTCGCCACCGGTGTGCTGTGGGTCCTCGCGGCCGTGCAGTCCGAGTCCGCCTTCCTCGACTGGGGCTGGCGCATCCCGTTCCTGCTGAGCGCCGTGCTCGTCGCGGTCGGCCTGTGGGTCCGCCTGACCGTCGAGGAGTCGCCGGTCTTCCAGGAGGTCGCCGACCAGGTCGAGAAGAAGGACCGCGGCCTGCCGATCCTCGAGGTCATCAAGGAGTACCCGCGCGAGGTCTTCGTCGCGATGGGCATGCGCCTGGCCGAGAACATCAGCTACTACATCTTCACGGTCATCTCGATCACCTACGCCACGACCTACATCGCGGTGGACAAGCCGGTCATCCTGCGCGCGCTGCTCATCGGTGCGGCGATCCAGTTCTTCGTGGTGCCGGCGTTCGGTGCGCTCTCGGACAAGGTCGGCCGCCGGCCGCTCTACCTCGCCGGTGCGGTGGGCGTGGCGATCTGGACGTTCGTGTTCTTCAACCTGCTCGACACCAAGGAGCCGTCCAAGATTCTGCTCGGCGTCGTGGTCGGGCTGATCCTGCACTCGCTCATGTACGCCCCGCAGGCGGCGTTCTTCTCCGAGCTCTTCGGCACCTCGGTCCGCTACACCGGCGCCTCGGTCGGCTACCAGCTCGCCTCGATCTTCGCCGGCGCGCTGGCCCCGATCCTGGCCCTGAAGCTGCTCGGCGACGTCAACGACGGCAACACCACCGCGGTCGGCATCTACGTCGCGATCGCCTCGGCGCTGACCATCGTCGCGGTGCTCTTCGCCCACGAGACGAAGGCGTCCTCGCTGCGCCACGACCGCGTCCTCAAGTAACGCCGACCCGTCGTTTCTTGACGGTCACACGCGCCGACCCGTCGTCAATTGACGACGGGTCGGCGCGTTTCTGCGTGAAGGAGCGACGGGTCAGTGGGTGGAGAGCACCTGGATGACGGTCTCGCCGGGGCACTGGGCGGACTCCCGGATCGCCCAGCGGCCGCGATAGCCGTTGCCGGTCCACTCGGCCTCGGCGTCGTGCTCCTCGGTCTCCCCGGACTCCACCTCGTAGCCCGCGTCGGCGACGTCCTTGTTCATGAATGCCAGGACGTCCTTGAACACGCTGCCCGTGACGGCCGTGACGATGACGCCGTCGGCGCCCCGGTCCTCGACGTTGTACGCCGTGGTCCTGGCCGGGAACGGCCAGTCGTCCGGGAACCCGTCGGGCCAGGGGGTCGCCGCGGCCGTGGCGTCGGCCAGGCAGGTCGACTGGTCGGCGACGCTGGAGAACTTCTCCCCGGCGTCCTTGTCGCTCTCCTGCGAGGAGTCCGAGCCGCAGCCCGCGGTGCCGGCCAGGAGGGCAGCCGTCGCCAGCGCCGCCAGCAGGCGGGAGCCACCCCTCATCGCAGCACCGACTGGGCGACCTTGTTGTCGGTCTCGTTGGTCTCGACCAACGTGTTGGTGGGATCGACGACGGCGGTCACGGTGTGGCTGCGCGTCCCGCTGGGCTTCCAGGTCACCGTGAAGGTGCGCGACTCGCCCGGGGCCAGCGTGGTCGCGGGGGTCATGCCGACCTGCTTGCGACCGTCGAGGACCTCGGCCTGGATCCCGCTGAGGGCGCGGTTCCCGGTGTTGGTCAGCTCGACCAGGGCGCTGAAGCGGCCGTCGCTCTGCTTGGTGACCGTCAGCGAGGAGAGCGTCACGTTGGTCGTCGCCGGGTCGTAGGTCGCGTCGAGGGTCTTGCCGCCGGCCTGGCGGGCGATGGTGGCGTAGGCGTCGCGACCGACGTGCTGCGGGTCGGTGACGCAGGCGTTGATGCACCCGTCGGCGAAGCCGACCTCGACGCGGCCGTGGTCGTCGGTCGTGACGTCGATGAAGTCGAGCAGGTTGCGGTCGTTGCCGCAGGCCGTGCCGCCGGTGCAGATGGAGCCGACCTGGACCGGGTCGTTCGGGGTGGCGTCGCTGGTCACCCAGGTCTTGCCGCCGTCGTACGTCGTGTCGATGTAGAGGTGCCACTCGCCGTGGAAATTGGCCTGGTCCTGGTAGTTGCCGCCCGTCGGGGTGCCGAGGTAGGCGAACGCGGCGCGGTCGTCGTCACCGGCCACGATGGTGGGGAACACGGCGTTCTTGATGCCGAAGGCGGTGCCGACGTCCTGGCGGTCGGTCCAGGTCTTGCCCTGGTCGTGGCTCACAGCCACGCCCGGGACGCCGCTGCCGTCGACGTAGCCGAAGTAGAGCGTGCCGTTGGCGCCCGTGGCCACGCTCGGGTCGGAGTCGCTCGGGGTCGTGCCCGGGACCGGGTTGACCGTCCACGTCGTCCCGTTGTCGGTGGAGCTGATGACGGCCTGGTTGGCGCCGCACGCCTTGTTGGGGAAGTACGCCGTGCCGTCGGGGGCCACCTTGACGTGGCCGTGCAGCCCGTCGCAGTCCAGGAGGCTGTAGGTGGGAACGCCCGCGCCGAAGGTGGTCCCGCCGTCACGCGAGACCGCGCAGAAGGCGGTGGCGATGTCCTGGGAGCAGTAGTAGACGGCGTTCGGGTAGCTCGAGGTGGGGAGTGCGCCCACGCCGTTGGCCGAGAACGCGCCGCCGCCGAGAGTCTGGTGGTCGACGCCGCTGGGGATGCCGCCGCCGGTGCTGGGGTGCCAGGTCGCGCCGTCGTCGTCGGTGTAGCAGGTGAAGGAGTCGACGCCGGTGAGCTGCGACTCGAAGGTGCGCCCCGTGGCGTGGTCGGTGAACAGGATCGGGTCGAGGCTGATCGTCGAGCCCTGGGGGCAGCCGTTGCCCGCGTTGGCCGAGACGTCGGACCAGTGCGGGGTCGCCGGCGAGGTCGTGTCGTCCCAGGTGACGGCGTACGTGGAGAGGCTGGACTGGTAGGTCGTGGTGCCGGTGTTCCAGTTGTCGCCGATCGACGGCTCGCCGGCGTTGTTCGCGTCGGGGAACGACGCGGGGGCGGCGAAGGTGTCGTACGCCGGTCCGGCGCCGGCCGTGCCCGTGCCCGTGCCACCGCCCGTGCCGCCGCCGGTGCCACCGGTGGTGGCCACCATCGACGCGCTGGCGGAGTAGGTGGAGCCGGTGGCGGCGTAGGGGACGACCCGGACGGTGTAGTCGCCGCTCGTCGGCGGCACGCTGACGGTCTCGGGGTCGGCGACGGAGGCGGCCGAGCCGACGACGTCACCGGCGGCGTCGAGGACGTAGACGTCGAAGTCGGCGCTCGGGTCGGCCCAGCTCACGCTGACCTTGAGCGCGTGGTCGGTGCCGTAGCCCGCGGGCGTCGAGACGTGCAGCGTGAAGTCGTCACAGGGGTCGAGCAGGGCGTCGCACTGGGGCGGCGACAGCACCAGCGCGGAGGCGTTGTCGGTGGCGAAGGGCCCGCCGGTCCAGGTGACCGGGGAGCCGGAGTCGGTCAGCGTCCCCTCGGTGGGGGTCGCCGCGTCGGCGGTGCCAGCGGTGCCCGCGCTGCCGGCGGCCCCGGCGAGGAGGACGGTGGCGGCCAGCAGCCGCACGCGGGGGGAGGAGAGGTGGGGGCGACCGAACACGGACGGGTCCTTCCGAGAGCACGGCGGGGGAGGGCGAGCACCGCAGATGGTGCCCGTCCGGGCAACGAGCGAAACCCGTCGACGTCACGCTCGCCCGGCGGACCGGGCGCTGACTAGGCTCTGCGCATGGTGGCCATGGAGTCCTACGCCCGGGGCGAGACCGAGCCCGCACTGCTCGAGGAGACCGTCGGGGACAACTTCGCCCGCACCGCGGCGGCGCATCCGGACCGGGAGGCCCTGGTGGAGGTCGCGAGCGGCCGCCGCTGGACCTGGGCCGAGCTGGACCGCGACGTCGACGCCCTGGCGCGCGGGCTGATCGCGGCCGGCCTCGAGAAGGGCGACAGAGTTGGGATCTGGGCGCCCAACTGCGCGGAGTGGACGCTCGTCCAGTACGCCACGGCCAAGGCCGGCATCGTCCTGGTCAACGTCAACCCGTCGTACCGCACCCACGAGTTTGCCTACGCCGTGAACCAGTCGGGGATGCGGATGCTCTTCGCCGCCACCGGCTTCAAGACCAGCGACTACCGCGGCATGGTCGAGGAGGTCGCGGGTGAGTGCCCCTCGCTGGAGCGGACGGTCTACGTCGACACCGACGACTTCGCCGCGATCGTGGCCGAGGGGGAGTCGGTCGACGCCGCGCAGCTCGCCCAGCGGATGGCCACGCTGTCGCCGCAGGACCCGATCAACATCCAGTACACCTCGGGCACGACCGGCCGGCCCAAGGGCGCGACGCTGAGCCACCGCAACATCCTGAACAACGGCTACTTCACGACCGAGCTGATCAACTTCACCGAGCAGGACCGGCTCTGCATCCCGGTGCCCTTCTACCACTGCTTCGGGATGGTGATGGCCAACCTCGGCTGCACCAGCCACGGCGCGACGATGGTGATCCCGGCGCCCGGCTTCGACCCGGAGGTCACGCTCCGCACGATCGAGGCCGAGC contains the following coding sequences:
- a CDS encoding AMP-binding protein — its product is MVAMESYARGETEPALLEETVGDNFARTAAAHPDREALVEVASGRRWTWAELDRDVDALARGLIAAGLEKGDRVGIWAPNCAEWTLVQYATAKAGIVLVNVNPSYRTHEFAYAVNQSGMRMLFAATGFKTSDYRGMVEEVAGECPSLERTVYVDTDDFAAIVAEGESVDAAQLAQRMATLSPQDPINIQYTSGTTGRPKGATLSHRNILNNGYFTTELINFTEQDRLCIPVPFYHCFGMVMANLGCTSHGATMVIPAPGFDPEVTLRTIEAERCTGVYGVPTMFIAMQNHPTFADHDLTSLRTGIMAGSICPVEVMKHCVNDMHMAEVSIAYGMTETSPVSCQTRADDDLDRRTSTIGRVHPHVEIKVVDPVTGETVPRGEPGEFCTRGYSVMLGYWDDPDKTAEAIDADGWMHTGDLAEMREDGYCNIVGRIKDMVIRGGENIYPREIEEFLYAHPDIEDVQVIGVPDEKYGEELCAWVKMKAGATPLDADAVRAFATGKLAHYKIPRYVMVVEEFPMTVTGKIRKVQMREETATKLGL